The following coding sequences lie in one Mucilaginibacter sp. KACC 22773 genomic window:
- a CDS encoding VOC family protein, protein MKIKLLVIRTGDIEKLAKFYELLNFAFEYHKHGDSPYHYSATVGETVIEIYPLTKSQTEADKSLRLGFEIDNFDTTIELLKENNIVFLSQPISTEFGLMAIVIDPDGRKIELYKK, encoded by the coding sequence ATGAAAATAAAGCTATTAGTCATCAGAACAGGTGATATAGAAAAGCTTGCCAAATTTTATGAGTTATTAAATTTCGCTTTTGAATACCACAAACATGGCGATTCTCCTTACCATTATTCAGCCACCGTCGGTGAAACTGTAATTGAAATTTATCCGCTTACAAAAAGCCAAACCGAAGCGGATAAAAGCCTGCGCTTAGGTTTTGAGATAGATAATTTTGATACAACAATTGAATTGCTAAAGGAGAATAATATTGTATTTTTATCACAGCCGATATCAACTGAATTTGGGTTAATGGCGATAGTTATTGATCCTGACGGCCGTAAAATTGAATTGTATAAAAAGTAA
- a CDS encoding MmcQ/YjbR family DNA-binding protein: MTIETLQSICHQLPGVTEDIKLDHHLCFNVGGKTFLFTGPDSVPVTASVKVPDEDFEETLQKECFSPQAYIGRYKWVHIADINCLSHKAWEFYIKQSYRLIADKLPARVKKQLNTGGE, translated from the coding sequence ATGACCATAGAAACCCTTCAATCGATTTGCCATCAGTTGCCCGGTGTTACCGAAGATATCAAACTGGATCACCACCTGTGTTTTAACGTTGGCGGTAAAACTTTCCTGTTTACAGGGCCCGATTCGGTGCCGGTAACAGCATCGGTTAAAGTGCCGGATGAGGACTTTGAAGAAACCCTTCAAAAGGAATGCTTTTCGCCACAAGCTTATATCGGCCGCTATAAATGGGTGCATATAGCCGATATTAATTGCCTTAGCCATAAGGCCTGGGAGTTTTATATCAAACAATCGTACCGGCTTATAGCTGATAAGCTGCCGGCCAGAGTAAAAAAACAGCTTAATACAGGCGGGGAATAA
- the rpsL gene encoding 30S ribosomal protein S12 has translation MPTIQQLVRKGRVALVDKSKSPALDSCPQRRGVCTRVYTTTPKKPNSAMRKVARVRLTNGKEVNAYIPGEGHNLQEHSIVLIRGGRVKDLPGVRYHIIRGALDTSGVAGRNQRRSKYGTKRPKPGQVAAPTKGAPAKKKK, from the coding sequence ATGCCTACTATTCAGCAATTAGTTAGAAAAGGTAGAGTAGCTCTGGTTGACAAGAGTAAGTCGCCAGCGTTGGACAGCTGTCCACAGCGAAGAGGAGTATGCACACGCGTGTATACCACTACCCCTAAAAAACCAAACTCAGCAATGCGTAAAGTTGCCCGTGTGCGCTTAACCAACGGTAAAGAAGTAAATGCTTACATACCAGGTGAAGGTCACAACTTACAGGAGCACTCTATTGTTTTGATCCGCGGTGGTCGTGTTAAGGATTTACCAGGTGTACGTTACCACATCATCCGTGGTGCATTGGATACATCAGGTGTTGCCGGCCGTAACCAACGTCGTAGTAAATACGGAACAAAACGTCCTAAACCAGGTCAGGTAGCTGCACCTACTAAGGGCGCACCAGCTAAGAAGAAAAAATAA
- a CDS encoding KOW motif-containing protein — protein MATENLKNGDDCKVVAGTHAGKCGKVRDINTSKTGHITITVVQENGDRFKTLGKNVVVVSQESS, from the coding sequence ATGGCTACAGAAAACTTAAAAAATGGAGACGATTGTAAAGTTGTCGCCGGAACCCATGCCGGAAAATGCGGCAAAGTACGCGATATAAATACAAGCAAAACCGGGCACATTACCATTACCGTTGTACAAGAAAACGGCGACCGGTTTAAAACATTAGGAAAGAATGTAGTTGTGGTATCTCAAGAAAGTTCCTGA
- the pruA gene encoding L-glutamate gamma-semialdehyde dehydrogenase produces MLKGFFNVPAPVNEPVLNYGPRSLERVALKAALDEARAQQLDIPMYIGAQEVRTGTKLEIRPPHDHKHLLATFSEGDASHVTAAIDAALAAKADWENLPWEQRAAIFLKAADLIAGPYRATINAATMLGQSKNAYQAEIDSACELIDFLRFNVEYMTEIYKQQPPVSGKGVWNRLEQRPLEGFVFALTPFNFTAIAGNLPASAAMMGNVVVWKPAYTQIYAANVIMKIFKEAGVPAGVINLIYVDGPVAGDVIFNHPDFAGIHFTGSTKVFQNIWQTIGTNIHKYKTYPRIVGETGGKDFVLAHPSANADVVSTALVRGAFEYQGQKCSAASRAYIPASLWPAVKANMQRDITSFKMGPVEDFENFINAVITEVSFDKLAKYIDAAKTDEGVEVVAGGSYDKTKGWFVEPTVLKVEDPYYVTMCEELFGPVLTIYVYEDDQFDGVLNIVDKTSIYALTGSIISQDRYAIAKATQHLRNAAGNFYINDKPTGAVVGQQPFGGARGSGTNDKAGSMINLLRWVSPRTIKETFDPPTDYRYPFLAKEL; encoded by the coding sequence ATGCTTAAAGGATTTTTTAATGTCCCGGCTCCTGTAAACGAGCCGGTTTTAAACTATGGACCCAGAAGTTTAGAGCGTGTAGCCCTCAAGGCTGCTTTAGACGAGGCCCGCGCACAACAGTTAGATATACCTATGTACATTGGCGCGCAGGAAGTACGCACCGGCACCAAGCTGGAAATTCGCCCGCCACATGATCATAAACACCTGTTAGCTACTTTTAGCGAAGGTGATGCCAGCCATGTAACTGCCGCTATTGATGCAGCCCTTGCCGCCAAAGCCGACTGGGAAAACCTGCCCTGGGAACAACGTGCCGCCATATTTTTAAAAGCTGCCGATTTAATTGCCGGCCCGTACCGTGCTACCATCAACGCGGCTACCATGCTTGGTCAATCAAAAAACGCTTACCAGGCCGAGATCGATTCGGCTTGCGAGCTGATAGATTTTCTGCGTTTTAACGTGGAGTACATGACCGAAATTTACAAGCAGCAGCCCCCGGTATCGGGCAAAGGTGTTTGGAACCGTTTGGAACAACGCCCGTTGGAAGGTTTTGTATTTGCATTAACCCCGTTCAACTTTACAGCTATAGCGGGTAATTTACCTGCATCGGCCGCAATGATGGGTAACGTGGTGGTTTGGAAACCTGCTTACACGCAGATTTATGCTGCCAACGTGATCATGAAAATATTCAAAGAAGCCGGTGTACCGGCCGGCGTTATCAACCTGATTTACGTTGATGGCCCGGTTGCAGGAGACGTAATATTTAACCACCCCGATTTTGCAGGCATCCACTTTACCGGATCAACCAAAGTTTTCCAGAACATCTGGCAAACTATTGGTACCAACATCCACAAATACAAAACCTACCCACGTATTGTAGGCGAAACTGGCGGCAAAGATTTTGTGCTTGCCCACCCAAGCGCCAACGCCGACGTAGTGAGCACAGCCCTTGTTCGTGGTGCTTTTGAATATCAGGGACAAAAATGCTCTGCGGCTTCAAGGGCCTACATCCCTGCCTCGTTATGGCCCGCGGTAAAGGCTAACATGCAGCGCGATATCACCTCATTTAAAATGGGCCCGGTAGAGGATTTTGAAAACTTTATCAATGCCGTTATAACCGAAGTATCTTTTGATAAGCTGGCCAAATACATTGATGCTGCCAAAACCGACGAAGGGGTTGAAGTTGTTGCCGGCGGCAGCTACGATAAAACCAAAGGTTGGTTTGTGGAGCCAACCGTGCTAAAGGTTGAAGACCCATACTATGTAACCATGTGCGAAGAGTTGTTTGGCCCCGTATTAACCATTTACGTGTACGAGGACGATCAATTTGATGGGGTGCTTAACATTGTAGATAAAACATCTATCTACGCCCTTACAGGCTCTATTATCTCGCAGGACAGGTATGCCATTGCCAAAGCAACCCAGCATTTACGCAACGCAGCTGGAAACTTCTATATCAACGATAAGCCAACCGGAGCCGTTGTTGGTCAGCAGCCATTTGGCGGCGCAAGGGGATCGGGCACTAATGACAAAGCAGGTTCGATGATTAACCTGTTGCGTTGGGTTTCTCCGCGTACCATCAAAGAAACTTTCGATCCGCCGACAGATTACAGGTATCCGTTTTTGGCTAAGGAATTATAA
- a CDS encoding DUF885 domain-containing protein encodes MKKISLLIIPFCILAGCKPKPAANNSDALSGDAAFQKTADDYLDGYLAWRPANGVALGYHQYDGKVTDISKASIEKELARLKDFDAKLNSADTASFSPKTFYDYRILRSAIKQELWTFEDLGTFTKNPMTYAGAVDVSIYIKRNFAPIADRVKSIIAIEKQAPKMMADAKLNLNYTLAKPYVETAIQIAEGSAAFLGGDLKVALKDVKNDTLMKTFNKVNAAAIAAVNDFAAYLKKVKLPKANNKYAIGTASYQKMLLYSEGIKLTPDKILEIGLAQLKKEQDSFNAAAKIINPSKKPVDVYHDLQKDHPTAESLIPDAKKNLEQIRQFLIDKNIVTMPSQVRVKVEETPQYARATGTASMDTPGPFETTATEAYYYITPVDPKWTAQQKEDWLKQFDYYTTDNVTIHEAYPGHYTQFLHLNASSATKIEKIFGSYAFVEGWAHYCEKMMADEGYGHNGDTVKAAKYRLAQSGDALLRLCRLCVSIKTHTQGMNVDEATKFFMNNWYQGDKPSRQEAIRGTFDPGYLFYTIGKLEILKLRDDYQKQEGAAFSLKKFHDAVLDHGMPQIGMLREIMLKDKSTWGDVL; translated from the coding sequence ATGAAAAAAATATCCTTACTGATTATTCCTTTTTGCATCCTTGCCGGTTGCAAGCCTAAGCCCGCAGCCAATAATAGCGATGCGTTATCCGGCGATGCTGCCTTCCAAAAAACAGCCGACGACTACCTCGACGGTTACCTGGCCTGGCGACCGGCCAATGGCGTTGCCCTTGGGTATCACCAATATGATGGTAAGGTTACCGATATCAGTAAGGCCTCTATCGAAAAAGAACTGGCGCGGTTAAAAGATTTTGATGCTAAACTGAACTCTGCCGATACGGCATCCTTTAGCCCCAAAACATTTTACGATTACCGCATTTTACGCTCGGCCATTAAACAGGAACTCTGGACTTTTGAAGACCTGGGTACTTTTACTAAAAACCCCATGACCTATGCCGGCGCGGTTGATGTGAGTATTTATATAAAGCGCAATTTTGCACCGATAGCGGATAGGGTAAAATCTATCATCGCGATAGAAAAACAGGCCCCTAAAATGATGGCCGATGCCAAACTAAACCTGAACTATACCCTGGCGAAGCCGTACGTTGAAACCGCCATCCAGATAGCGGAAGGCTCGGCTGCTTTTTTAGGCGGCGACTTGAAGGTTGCACTAAAAGATGTGAAGAACGATACACTGATGAAAACCTTTAACAAGGTTAACGCGGCTGCTATAGCAGCAGTAAATGATTTTGCCGCTTATCTGAAAAAAGTAAAATTGCCCAAGGCCAATAACAAATACGCCATAGGTACAGCCAGCTACCAAAAAATGCTGTTATACAGTGAAGGGATAAAACTTACACCCGATAAGATATTGGAAATTGGCCTGGCCCAGTTAAAAAAAGAACAGGATTCGTTTAATGCCGCGGCCAAGATCATCAATCCCAGTAAAAAACCGGTTGATGTATACCACGACCTGCAAAAAGATCATCCTACGGCCGAAAGCCTGATCCCGGATGCCAAAAAGAACCTGGAGCAGATTCGCCAGTTTTTGATAGATAAAAACATCGTGACCATGCCATCGCAGGTGCGGGTTAAGGTGGAGGAAACACCGCAATACGCCCGCGCTACAGGTACCGCATCAATGGATACGCCTGGCCCGTTTGAAACTACTGCCACCGAGGCCTATTATTATATAACCCCTGTAGACCCTAAATGGACGGCCCAGCAAAAAGAAGACTGGTTAAAACAGTTTGACTATTACACTACCGACAATGTAACCATCCACGAAGCCTACCCGGGCCATTATACCCAGTTTTTGCACCTGAATGCATCATCGGCAACCAAAATTGAAAAGATCTTCGGTAGCTATGCCTTTGTGGAAGGCTGGGCCCATTATTGCGAAAAAATGATGGCCGATGAAGGCTACGGCCACAATGGCGACACGGTAAAGGCAGCCAAATACCGCCTGGCACAATCGGGCGATGCCTTGCTGAGGCTTTGCCGCTTATGTGTATCCATCAAAACCCATACCCAGGGCATGAATGTAGATGAGGCCACCAAATTTTTCATGAACAACTGGTACCAGGGCGATAAACCATCGAGGCAGGAGGCCATACGCGGCACCTTCGATCCAGGCTACCTGTTTTACACCATTGGCAAGCTGGAGATCCTGAAACTACGCGATGATTACCAAAAACAGGAAGGCGCCGCTTTCTCCCTCAAAAAATTCCATGATGCAGTACTTGACCACGGCATGCCGCAAATTGGCATGCTAAGAGAAATTATGCTGAAAGACAAAAGCACCTGGGGCGATGTGCTTTAA
- a CDS encoding VOC family protein produces MATQIFVNLPVKDLKKSIEFFTSLGYTFNSQFTNDMAGSLVISDTIFFMLITEPFFKTFTKKEIADATQVTEAINCISLDSREAVDEMIAKAVAAGATTPNDKQDHGWMYGWGFQDLDGHLWEFAYMDMSQLPKHV; encoded by the coding sequence ATGGCAACACAAATTTTTGTAAACCTTCCTGTTAAAGATCTTAAAAAATCAATCGAATTTTTTACCAGCCTGGGCTATACCTTCAACTCACAGTTTACCAACGACATGGCCGGTTCATTAGTAATAAGTGATACCATTTTCTTTATGCTGATAACCGAGCCCTTTTTTAAAACTTTTACCAAAAAGGAAATAGCTGATGCCACCCAGGTAACAGAGGCCATCAACTGCATCTCGTTAGATAGCCGTGAAGCTGTCGACGAAATGATAGCCAAAGCAGTTGCCGCCGGCGCTACCACACCAAACGATAAGCAAGACCATGGCTGGATGTACGGCTGGGGTTTCCAGGATTTGGACGGCCACCTTTGGGAGTTTGCGTATATGGATATGAGCCAGTTGCCGAAGCACGTTTAG
- the rpsG gene encoding 30S ribosomal protein S7, whose translation MRKSKPKKRIILPDPRFNDTLVTRFVNNMMYDGKKSTAYAIFYNAVDIVEKKTSESGLETWKKALNNVMPAVEVKSRRVGGANFQVPTEVRPERKIALGMKWLISYARRRGEKTMMEKLAGEIISAAKGEGAAVKKKEDTHKMAEANKAFSHFRF comes from the coding sequence ATGAGAAAGTCAAAACCAAAAAAGAGAATTATCCTTCCTGATCCAAGGTTTAATGATACCCTGGTTACAAGGTTCGTAAATAACATGATGTATGATGGTAAAAAATCTACCGCATACGCTATATTTTATAACGCAGTTGATATTGTTGAAAAGAAAACCAGCGAAAGCGGTTTAGAAACCTGGAAAAAGGCTTTAAACAATGTTATGCCTGCAGTTGAAGTTAAAAGCCGTCGTGTTGGTGGTGCTAACTTCCAGGTACCAACCGAAGTTCGTCCGGAGCGTAAAATCGCTTTAGGTATGAAATGGTTAATCAGCTATGCCCGTCGTCGTGGTGAAAAAACCATGATGGAGAAATTAGCCGGCGAGATAATATCAGCAGCTAAAGGTGAAGGTGCAGCAGTTAAAAAGAAAGAGGATACGCACAAAATGGCTGAAGCCAACAAAGCGTTCTCACACTTTAGATTCTAA
- the rpsJ gene encoding 30S ribosomal protein S10 — MSQRIRIKLKSYDYNLVDKSAEKIVKTVKPTGAVVSGPLPLPTEKKIFTVLRSPHVNKKAREQFQLCSYKRLLDIYSSNSKTVDALMKLELPSGVEVEIKV; from the coding sequence ATGAGCCAAAGAATCAGGATCAAATTAAAATCTTACGATTACAACCTGGTAGATAAATCTGCCGAGAAAATCGTAAAAACAGTAAAGCCAACAGGCGCTGTAGTTAGCGGACCACTTCCGTTACCAACCGAAAAGAAAATTTTCACCGTTTTACGTTCACCACACGTAAACAAAAAGGCACGTGAGCAATTTCAATTATGCTCATACAAGCGCTTATTAGACATTTACAGCTCGAACTCGAAAACTGTAGATGCCCTAATGAAGCTTGAGTTGCCAAGCGGCGTTGAAGTTGAAATCAAAGTTTGA
- the fusA gene encoding elongation factor G, which translates to MSRDLRFTRNIGIAAHIDAGKTTTTERILYYAGVSHKIGEVHEGAATMDWMAQEQERGITITSAATTVNWNYRGKKYHINIIDTPGHVDFTVEVNRSLRVLDGLVFLFSAVDGVEPQSETNWRLANNYNVARIGFVNKMDRSGADFLNVVKQVKSMLGSNAVPLQLPIGSEEKFQGVVDLINWRGIVWNEHDKGMTFTEVPIPEDMIEEATEWREKLLESVADYDETLMEKFFEAPESITEREILDALRKAVLDAKIVPMVCGSSFKNKGVQTMLDYVMELLPSPMDVEGIIGHHPDTGEEILRKPSEKEPFAALAFKIATDPFVGRLCFIRVYSGNLEAGSYVHNMRSDNKERISRIFQMHANKQNPIPNVGAGDIAAVVGFKDIKTGDTLCDEKHPIILESMQFPEPVIGLAIEPKTQADVDKLGIALGKLSEEDPTFHVKSDEETGQTVISGMGELHLDIIMDRLKREFKVEVNQGAPQVAYKEAITGSVQHRETYKKQTGGRGKFADIQVILSPNDEGKEGLQFVNEISGGAIPREFIPSVEKGFAASMANGVLAGFPLTSLKVRLIDGSFHAVDSDALSFELAAKMAYREALPRCKPVLLEPIMKIEILTPEENMGDVIGDMNRRRGQLLGMDSRAGAQVIKATVPLSEMFGYVTQLRTITSGRATSTMEFDHYAEAPRNVQEEVVAKVKGKKAAANA; encoded by the coding sequence ATGTCAAGAGATCTAAGATTTACAAGAAATATAGGTATTGCCGCTCACATTGATGCCGGTAAAACTACCACTACCGAGCGTATACTTTACTATGCTGGTGTAAGCCACAAAATTGGTGAGGTACACGAAGGTGCAGCTACCATGGACTGGATGGCTCAAGAGCAGGAACGTGGTATTACCATTACATCTGCTGCTACAACAGTTAACTGGAACTACAGGGGAAAAAAATACCATATCAACATTATTGATACACCGGGCCACGTGGATTTTACCGTTGAGGTAAACCGCTCACTGCGTGTATTGGATGGTTTGGTGTTCCTTTTCAGCGCTGTTGATGGTGTTGAACCACAATCAGAAACCAACTGGAGGCTTGCAAACAATTATAACGTTGCCCGTATAGGTTTCGTTAATAAAATGGACCGTAGCGGTGCCGACTTTTTAAATGTTGTAAAACAAGTAAAAAGCATGTTAGGCAGCAACGCCGTGCCTTTGCAATTGCCAATTGGTTCTGAAGAGAAATTTCAGGGTGTGGTTGACTTAATTAACTGGAGAGGTATTGTTTGGAATGAGCATGATAAAGGTATGACCTTTACCGAAGTGCCTATCCCAGAGGATATGATTGAGGAAGCTACCGAGTGGAGAGAGAAATTATTGGAATCAGTTGCTGATTACGATGAAACCTTAATGGAGAAATTCTTTGAGGCGCCTGAATCAATTACCGAGCGCGAAATTTTGGATGCATTGCGTAAAGCAGTGTTAGATGCTAAAATTGTGCCTATGGTTTGCGGTTCATCTTTCAAAAACAAAGGTGTACAAACTATGCTTGATTACGTGATGGAATTGTTGCCTTCACCAATGGATGTTGAAGGTATCATAGGCCATCATCCTGATACAGGCGAAGAGATTTTACGTAAACCATCTGAAAAAGAACCATTTGCAGCATTAGCGTTTAAAATTGCGACAGATCCTTTCGTAGGTCGTTTGTGCTTTATCCGCGTATACTCTGGTAACCTTGAGGCTGGTTCATATGTACACAACATGCGTTCAGATAACAAAGAGCGTATATCACGTATATTCCAGATGCATGCTAACAAGCAAAACCCTATCCCTAACGTAGGTGCAGGTGATATTGCTGCGGTAGTAGGCTTTAAAGATATTAAAACAGGCGATACCCTGTGCGACGAGAAACACCCGATCATCCTTGAATCGATGCAATTCCCTGAGCCGGTTATCGGTTTGGCTATTGAGCCTAAAACTCAGGCCGATGTTGATAAATTAGGTATCGCTTTAGGTAAATTATCTGAAGAGGATCCAACCTTCCACGTAAAATCTGACGAAGAAACCGGTCAAACCGTTATTAGCGGTATGGGCGAGCTTCACTTAGATATCATCATGGACCGTTTGAAACGTGAGTTTAAGGTAGAGGTTAACCAGGGCGCGCCACAGGTTGCTTACAAAGAAGCAATCACAGGCAGTGTTCAGCACCGCGAAACTTACAAGAAACAAACCGGTGGTCGTGGTAAATTTGCCGATATCCAGGTTATACTTTCACCTAATGATGAAGGTAAAGAAGGTTTACAGTTTGTGAACGAAATTAGCGGTGGTGCAATCCCACGCGAGTTTATCCCATCTGTTGAAAAAGGCTTTGCTGCTTCAATGGCAAACGGTGTATTAGCCGGCTTCCCGTTAACCAGCTTAAAAGTACGTTTAATTGATGGTTCGTTCCACGCGGTCGATTCAGATGCGCTATCTTTCGAGTTAGCAGCTAAGATGGCTTACCGTGAGGCATTGCCAAGGTGTAAACCAGTATTGCTGGAGCCTATCATGAAAATCGAGATCCTTACCCCTGAAGAAAACATGGGTGATGTAATCGGTGATATGAACCGTCGTCGTGGCCAGCTGTTAGGTATGGATTCACGTGCAGGTGCACAGGTAATTAAAGCTACTGTACCACTTTCAGAAATGTTTGGTTATGTAACCCAGTTACGTACCATCACATCTGGCCGTGCTACTTCAACCATGGAGTTTGATCACTATGCTGAAGCACCACGTAACGTACAGGAAGAAGTAGTTGCCAAAGTAAAAGGCAAAAAAGCTGCTGCAAATGCATAA